The Streptomyces sp. NBC_01275 genome has a segment encoding these proteins:
- a CDS encoding diiron oxygenase, whose amino-acid sequence MTTTLTDADALEGLRDALGLLKDREQVAERLLASSAKHSFDPDVELDWDAPFEEGKWFWPPELVSLYGTPLWKRMGEEQRILLSRHEAAALASLGIWFEIILMQLLVRHIYDKAATSAHVRYALTEIEDECRHSKMFARLIAQGGTPWYPVSRAHQNLGRLFKTISTTPGSFTATLLGEEVLDWMQRLTFPDERVQPLIRGVTRIHVVEEARHVRYAREELRRQMVTAPKWSQEFTRVTSGEFARVFSVAFVNPDVYANVGLDPREALAQVKASGHRREVMQTGAKRLTDFLDDIGVLRGVGRRLWRASGLLA is encoded by the coding sequence ATGACGACGACCCTCACGGATGCCGACGCGCTGGAAGGGCTGCGGGACGCGCTGGGCCTGCTCAAGGACCGGGAGCAGGTGGCCGAGCGACTGCTCGCGTCCTCCGCCAAGCACTCCTTCGACCCGGACGTGGAGCTGGACTGGGACGCGCCCTTCGAGGAGGGCAAGTGGTTCTGGCCGCCGGAGCTCGTGTCGCTGTACGGCACACCGCTGTGGAAGCGGATGGGCGAGGAACAGCGGATCCTGCTGTCGCGGCACGAGGCCGCCGCACTCGCCTCGCTCGGGATCTGGTTCGAGATCATCCTCATGCAGCTGCTCGTCCGGCACATCTACGACAAGGCGGCGACGAGCGCGCATGTGCGCTACGCGCTGACCGAGATCGAGGACGAGTGCCGGCACTCGAAGATGTTCGCCCGGCTGATCGCGCAGGGCGGCACGCCCTGGTACCCGGTGAGCCGGGCCCACCAGAACCTCGGCCGCCTCTTCAAGACGATCTCCACCACCCCCGGCTCCTTCACCGCGACCCTGCTCGGCGAGGAGGTCCTCGACTGGATGCAGCGGCTGACCTTCCCGGACGAGCGGGTCCAGCCGCTGATCCGGGGCGTCACCCGCATCCACGTGGTCGAGGAGGCACGACACGTCCGGTACGCCCGTGAGGAGCTGCGCCGGCAGATGGTGACCGCGCCGAAGTGGTCCCAGGAGTTCACCCGGGTGACGTCCGGGGAGTTCGCCCGGGTGTTCTCGGTGGCCTTCGTCAACCCGGACGTCTACGCCAACGTAGGCCTGGACCCACGGGAGGCGCTGGCGCAGGTCAAGGCGAGCGGCCACCGCCGGGAGGTCATGCAGACGGGGGCGAAGCGTCTGACCGACTTCCTGGACGACATCGGCGTGCTGAGGGGCGTCGGGCGGCGGCTGTGGCGGGCGTCGGGGCTGTTGGCGTGA
- a CDS encoding NlpC/P60 family protein, which yields MSGRLLRLACAVTVATAAFTAQAVLAPGAAVAAPEPDVAVAVPEPDVAVAAPEPDVAVAVPEPDAAVAVPEPDAAVAAPEPGRRPMAELLTDLQRLYREAEQATEAYNATEEKLRQRQAETGHLDADLAKARLSLHESRGAAGRLARQQYQGSTGLSPYVRLLLARDPQHALDQGHLIGQLARERAETVGRLEGSERKADGLARKARAALDDQLTLTERKRRERDDVRRRLDDVERLLASLTAGQLAALAALERAGVAEDQKQLLASGALGGEHTPTEEGDRALRYAEQQLGKPYEWGAEGPSSYDCSGLTSEAWGHAGSPIPRTSQEQWARLPKVPLKELRPGDLVVYFPDASHVAMYAGDGKVVQAPRPGEQIKLSPIASNPILGAVRPDDPLRGARGRDMTPPHPDGDQAPATSAR from the coding sequence GTGTCAGGAAGACTGCTGCGTCTGGCCTGTGCGGTCACGGTCGCCACGGCGGCGTTCACCGCTCAGGCCGTCCTGGCTCCCGGGGCCGCCGTGGCCGCGCCGGAGCCAGATGTCGCGGTCGCCGTACCGGAGCCAGATGTCGCGGTCGCCGCGCCGGAGCCCGATGTCGCGGTCGCCGTACCCGAGCCTGATGCCGCGGTCGCGGTACCGGAGCCCGACGCCGCGGTCGCCGCGCCGGAGCCCGGCCGGCGGCCCATGGCCGAGCTGCTGACGGACCTTCAGCGGCTGTACCGGGAGGCCGAGCAGGCCACCGAGGCCTACAACGCGACCGAGGAGAAGCTCAGGCAACGGCAGGCCGAGACCGGACACCTGGACGCCGACCTGGCGAAGGCCCGGCTGTCGCTGCACGAGAGCCGGGGAGCGGCCGGCCGGCTGGCCCGCCAGCAGTACCAGGGCAGCACCGGCCTCTCCCCCTACGTACGGCTGTTGCTCGCGCGCGATCCGCAGCACGCCCTCGACCAGGGGCATCTGATCGGCCAGTTGGCGCGCGAGCGGGCCGAGACTGTGGGACGGCTGGAAGGCAGCGAACGCAAGGCCGACGGGCTGGCGCGCAAGGCCCGCGCGGCCCTCGACGACCAGCTCACCCTCACGGAACGGAAGAGGAGGGAGCGGGACGACGTACGCCGGCGACTCGACGACGTGGAAAGACTTCTCGCGTCTCTCACGGCCGGCCAGCTCGCCGCCCTGGCCGCGCTGGAACGGGCCGGCGTCGCCGAGGACCAGAAGCAGCTGCTGGCCTCCGGGGCGCTCGGCGGCGAGCACACCCCGACCGAGGAGGGCGACCGCGCCCTGCGCTACGCCGAGCAGCAACTGGGCAAGCCGTACGAGTGGGGCGCGGAGGGCCCGAGCTCCTACGACTGCTCGGGCCTGACGTCGGAGGCGTGGGGGCATGCCGGGTCGCCCATCCCTCGGACCAGCCAGGAGCAGTGGGCACGACTGCCGAAGGTCCCGCTGAAGGAGCTACGCCCCGGGGACCTCGTCGTCTACTTCCCGGACGCCTCGCATGTGGCGATGTACGCGGGGGACGGGAAGGTCGTACAGGCTCCCCGCCCGGGCGAGCAGATCAAGCTCTCCCCGATCGCATCCAACCCGATCCTGGGAGCCGTCCGCCCGGACGACCCGCTCAGAGGGGCGCGGGGCCGAGACATGACTCCCCCGCACCCCGACGGCGATCAGGCCCCTGCGACTTCCGCCAGATAG
- a CDS encoding TetR/AcrR family transcriptional regulator translates to MTPAAPAYRRLSVEERRSQLLDAALSLFAHRVPEDVSLDDVAEAAGVSRPLVYRYFPGGKQQLYEAALRSASEELQHCFDEPHDGPLLPRLARTLDRYLAFVGRHDAGFSALLQGGSVVETSRTTATVDGVRRAAAAHIYSHLGVADPGPKLRMTVRMWITAVEAASLIWLDEDKQPPVEELRDWLVEQFVAVLAVTAGRDPQTAEVVRGALAAQT, encoded by the coding sequence ATGACCCCCGCCGCCCCCGCCTACCGTCGCCTCAGCGTCGAGGAGCGCCGCAGTCAGCTGCTCGACGCCGCGCTCTCCCTCTTCGCGCACCGCGTCCCCGAGGACGTCTCGCTGGACGACGTGGCGGAGGCCGCCGGGGTGTCCCGCCCGCTCGTCTACCGCTACTTCCCCGGCGGCAAGCAGCAGCTCTACGAAGCCGCGCTGCGCTCCGCCTCCGAGGAGCTCCAGCACTGCTTCGACGAACCGCACGACGGCCCCCTCCTCCCCCGGCTCGCCCGCACCCTGGACCGCTACCTCGCCTTCGTGGGCCGCCACGACGCCGGCTTCAGCGCCCTGCTCCAGGGCGGCAGCGTCGTGGAGACCTCCCGTACGACCGCCACCGTGGACGGCGTACGACGGGCCGCCGCCGCGCACATCTACAGCCATCTGGGCGTGGCCGACCCGGGGCCGAAGCTCCGGATGACCGTGCGGATGTGGATCACGGCGGTCGAGGCGGCCTCCCTGATCTGGCTCGACGAGGACAAGCAGCCGCCCGTCGAGGAGCTGCGGGACTGGCTGGTGGAGCAGTTCGTGGCCGTGCTCGCGGTGACCGCGGGACGCGATCCGCAGACCGCCGAGGTGGTCCGGGGTGCGCTGGCCGCACAGACCTGA